The following DNA comes from Sandaracinaceae bacterium.
GCACGTCCTCGGCGGTGATGCGCCCCGAGGGGCCGGTGCCCGTCACGTTCACCAGGTCGACCCCGCTCTCCCGCGCGAGCTTGCGGACGGAGGGCGACGACGGCGCCGTCTTGTCGGAGGTGCCAGCAGCCTTCGAGGTCTCTGCGGCCTTCGGTGGCGCGGCGGCGGTGGCGCCCTCTTCGATCTCACACAGGACGGATCCGACGGCCAGGACGTCGTCGGCGGCCGCGAGGATCTTCACGATCACTCCGTCGACGGGCGAGGGCACCTCGCTGTCGGCCTTGTCCGTGAGGATCTCTACGATGGGCTGGTCTTTCGCGACGGCGTCGCCTTCCGACACCAGCCACTTGCCAACGGTGCCCTCGACGACGCTCTCGCCGAGCTGCGGCATGCTCACCTTGGTGGTCACGTCTCGTCTCTCATTCCCAGGGGGTTGTCGTGGCGCGCGCGCCGCGCGCGCTTTGGGCGGCACGATAGTACAAAGAGGAGCGGCCGGTAAGGCAAAGTCTCCCTTTTGCGTGGGCGTCTCGCGTGCCGTGAAGCGCCCCGCGCGGAGGACGCCTGCTGGCGCGGGGGCCCTCCTTTCCGGTGAGATTCCGGCTGGCCGTGAGCGCGAGCCCAGGGCAGGCTCTCCCGGTGGACGACGAACTCGAAGCGGGGCTCAAGCGGCGCGACGCGAGCTTCATCCTGCGGGTCGTGCTGCGCCTCGGCGTGCTGGCGCTGGTGGTCGTGTGGGGCGTGCACGCGCTCGGGGACCATCAGGTGGGCGGCTGTGTGGCGGACGGCTTCCGCGCCGTGACGGGCGAGCCCGCTCCCCCCACCGGCGGAGGGGCCGAGGCGGCCGCGCCATGACGGGCACGAAAAAGAGCGCGACCCGAGCCGCGCCTGAGCTATCTTCGCGCCTATGAGTCTCGCCGACCTCGACCGCGAAGAGCGCCTCCGCCTCATGAAGTTCGTCTGTTCGTTCGCCTGGGCGGACCTCGAAGTCCAAGACGAAGAGCGCGACTTCGTCCGGCGGCTGGTGAAGAAGCTCAAGCTCGACGACACCGACCGCGGCATGGTCGAGGAGTGGCTCGAGGTTCCGCCGCGGGCCGAAGAGGTGGACCCGAGCGACATCCCCACCGAACACAGGCAGCTGTTCCTCGACGCCGTGCGCGCCATGATCGTGGCGGACGGCCGTGTGGACCAGGACGAGGCCGAGAACCTCGTCCTGCTCGAGGCGCTGCTCGGCTGAGACGCCATCGGCGCTGGCGAGCGCCTGCTGGCAAGCTCCCCCCATGACGACCGTCGCCTCGGCGCGCATTTCCCTGGCGACGACGCGCCGTCAGAACACGTTCAGCGAGAGCATCGCACCCCCGCGGAGCGGGGCCGCGCCGAACACCAGGCCGCGCCCGCTGTCGGTGTAGTACACCAGCTGCCGCCGCCGAATGGACAGCCCGGCGATCATCATCGTCAGGCCGGCGCTCTGCGCCAGGATGGAGAACACGGCCGCACGCCGGCCCTCTGGGTGGTCCGCGATCAGGTAGCCACCGACCACGGGGACCCACGCCAGACCGTTCGAGGTGTCATCGCGCACCGCCTGCACCAAGGACCCGACGCCCGCGGTCACGAAGTAGCTGGCCGCGAAGATCGCGAGGCCCGGGATCCACAGGCCCTTGCGTGACACGGTGCGCACGAAGCCTCCTTCGGGGATGGGCATGCCGTCCTCGTACGGGACCACGACGCGTCGCGGCCGCGCAGCCCGCGCTTCCGGCTGGTATGGCTGCTGCGGATACTGGGGCTGCTCGTAGACGTCCACCGTGTAGACCTGCTGCGGTGGGGCGTAGCCCTGCGGCGGCGGAGGCTCTGGCGGCGGCGTCTCCTGCGCCTGCGTGCGGGGCTGGGCGGCCAGCGTGGTGAGGAAGAGGGTGACCAGGGCGATGCCCCGTGTCGGCCTGCGGTGCTGGTGTTCCATGGCGCTCCTTCAAGGCAGAAAGCACGCCAAGCCGAGAAGCCCGGTGATTCTGCGTTCCTGGGCCAGCCCCCGGCCGCCCTGGTGTGAAACTAGCACCACAGGTGTGCCGGATTCAATCTTCTCGACGGCTCAGGAGCTCGGCCTGGTGGTGGCTCCGGAGCGCCTGAAACACATCGCTCAGCTCGCCCGCGACCACGCGGTCCAGG
Coding sequences within:
- a CDS encoding TerB family tellurite resistance protein, with translation MSLADLDREERLRLMKFVCSFAWADLEVQDEERDFVRRLVKKLKLDDTDRGMVEEWLEVPPRAEEVDPSDIPTEHRQLFLDAVRAMIVADGRVDQDEAENLVLLEALLG